One Phyllopteryx taeniolatus isolate TA_2022b chromosome 20, UOR_Ptae_1.2, whole genome shotgun sequence genomic window, GGCGCCGCGCAATGTGAAGCTAACCGGCTACATGGGCTCGCATTGTGAGAACAACGTGCAAGCAGGTGGGACACAAGGCTTACGTTATTTGCATGAAAGCCTTTTTAAAATCACCActcggttttttttttaatttcttttttttaaattttatttaccCAAATAGTGACGTTTTGGCAACGTTTATTGTCTATAAATGTCCAAATGACTCGGTGGTGACGTTTCCTTTATAACATATCATTTTCCTGAGACAATAGGGGTGAGATTTTAGGTGAGTGAAACCCCTGTTTGAAACTTCCATAACTTTAtcccattttcaaaatattgctATCATTGGAAACCTTGCTGAACACAAACAGTCAACATAATAATAGCTTGGTTTACATGGAACCTAATATACCAATTAGAATTGAGTTTGAAGACCGAACGGAATAAAAATGCTTATAAACACCTCAAacaggcattaaaaaaaatgaagggttgATAATTAACACTCAGTGAGTTATTAAAATACATAGTAAGGAATACATAAGAGCAAAGTGGAGGCATTTGTAGTTAAGATTGATCAAAAGTAGCGTTTGAAGTATGAGCCATCGTGGTGGGTCAAACTAACAACAATTTACATCAAATTTGGCAGAAGCATCTTTGTGATGTTTCCTTGACAACATGGTGTCAGATGGTTGACCTTTTGACCTGTTGTCTTGTTTTGGTGGAGCAGCCCACAACAGCGCAGCCATGCCTTCCGATTTAGCCAAAAAGAAGGCGGCTAAGAAGAAGGAGGCCGCCAAGGCCCGGCAGCGCACCAAGAAGCCGGAAGAGATGAACGGCGAGGGCGACCGGGCGGAGAGTCAGCCCAACGGAGCAGTCAGTAACGgtaaattcaaaaaataaaaataaactacagtCGAGCATTTACAATCAGTGCGGCGTTGAAACATCGCTGCCGTTTTGTCACGCAGGCGTGGACAGTTTGACCAAGGAGCTGGACGAGTTTGAGCTGGCCAAGACGGAGGCGCGCGCAGTGACGGGCGTGCTGGCCTCGCACCCCAACAGCACCGACGTCCACATCAGCAGCCTGTCGCTCACCTTCCACGGCCAGGAGCTGCTGGTCGACACCAGCCTGGAGCTCAACTCGGGGCGGCGCTACGGCCTCATCGGCCTGAACGGCACGGGTGAGCGCGGTCGGCTGTCATTTCATTGCTGCAGTTGGACATTCTTAGTCAGTTAACTCGCGTTTTTTCGCTATTTGCAACATGGTTCAGTCGCTAAGGATCTACTTGACTGTTACTAAAATCCCCCTGgtggtttcttcatttttgtcttcCAGGGAAGTCCATGCTGCTCTCGGCCATCGGGCACCGCGAAATCCCCATTCCGGAGCACATCGATATCTACCACTTGACCCGGGAGATGGCGACCAGCGATAAGACGGCGCTGCAGTGCGTCATGGAAGTGGACGAGCAGAGGATCATGCTGGAGAAGGAGGCGGAGCGGCTGGCGCACGAAGACTgtacggggggaaaaaaacctcatCGATCGGCGGTCAGcaaactgaacaaaaatgtgcattgtactttttttttcctgtcttcCTTTAGCCGAGTGCGAGAAGCTGATGGAGCTCTACGAGCGTCTGGAGGAGCTGGACGCCGACAAAGCGGAAGTTCGAGCCTCGCGGATCCTCCATGGTTTGGGCTTCAGCGCCGCCATGCAGCAGAAGAAGCTAAAGGACTTCAGTGGAGGGTGGAGAATGCGCGTCGCACTCGCcaggtgaaatttttttttgggggggggggggggggggggggggtctcctGTTTTTATGCGGAAACACTCATTTATTCCGGTTTAATTTTTGGTGGGTCAGGGCTAtcccccacttttttttcctggtaaTAATGAGTCAATTTGCGGAGTTTCGCTACTCGTGGTTGGGCCGCGTGGGGTTCACCTTATTGTGCTAAAAAATAAGTTAAGGTTTATAACTCCTTCAAAATTGATAgatgttagcccatctatggcgtttccccaTGAAGTGTTAGCGGACTTTTGTTAAACAAAAGTTACGCAGAGAATTGCGCTCGAAAGATTTTTGCCATTATGCAATGACATCACACAAAAGGCccaagaaaaagtgaaactcaacaACTGTTGTAAAAGTGctttaaatgtaaaatcaagTAAAAGTACTCAAGTACTTGTCCTTAATGCGCATGTTGCAGAGCCCTCTTCATCAAACCTTTCATGTTACTGCTGGACGAGCCCACCAACCACTTGGACCTGGACGCGTGCGTGTGGTTGGAGGAGGAGCTCAAATCGTAAGTCAAGCGGAAACCATTTTgtaaacgcacgcacacaaactgaCTGATTCCCTCTTCGTGTTCGTCAGCTTCAAACGCATCCTGGTGCTCATCTCGCACTCTCAAGACTTCCTGAACGGCGTGTGCACCAACATCATCCACCTGCATCAGAGGAAACTCAAGTACTACACGGTGAGATGAACGCATGCGATTGGACAAGTGAAGCAGAAGAAAAGGGAGAAAAACTGATGTGTTCTTTGTGATTGTTCAGGGTAACTACGACCAGTATGTGAAAACCAgagaggagctggaggagaacCAGATGAAGCGCTTCAACTGGGAGCAGGACCAGATAACACACATGAAGGTAAACACGCCTACTGCtaattattttttgtacttttttcatttaggttttttttttttaaatgcacttaAATGAACAGTTATTATCATACTTACTTAAATAATGTCAAAGAGAATTAATTACATAGAATTTCCACcatttattaaattaactaagttgtacttaaaaaatagaataatgcacaaataattacataatagaatattttacataattaccatttctttaaaattaaacttacattttaaaacaaattttaatttcCATGAGTAGaatgaaattgcatttttttcataatagttaaaataaaaagttttactTTGGTCATTTATATAGCaataatttttaatattttttgtttttaaaattgtattttttgaatgtcaatttttttttattaatgagaaaaagaaatgtaatgaatTTCTTTAATCCTATAattttttgaataattgaatACCAGCAGTtaactttaaaaacatatatatttttttttatttcttttttttactggtgTATTTGTGACCTGTTCTATTAATATGATGAATTTCCTTCCTTAGAACTACATCGCCCGGTTCGGTCACGGCTCTGCCAAGCTGGCCCGACAGGCGCAGAGCAAAGAGAAGACGCTGCAGAAGATGGTGGCCTCGGGCCTGACTGAGAAAGTTGTCAATGACAAGGTATTCTCAAGAGTGTGGttacgcgggctccctctacTGGTGTGTGAAAGTATCGCTGCCCAAGTACAcggttcatttgtatttaacttaagtatCGCTGCCCAAGTACAcggttcatttgtatttaacttaagtcAAACACATTTAAGTAGCGTGTTGTTTTGAATTGTGACGCATGCCACAATAGTAACAGCAATCTGTTTGCGCAGAcgctgtcattttattttcctcCCTGTGGGAAGATCCCTCCTCCTGTTATTATGGTTCAGAACGTGAGCTTCAAGTACGGTGACAACATGGTGAGCACGAACCTTTTGAGCTCTTTagtcctttttttatttgtctagTTTCACACGCTGTACGTTTTGCACACCGAATGCAGCCGCACATATACAAAAACCTGGAGTTTGGTATCGACTTGGACACCCGGGTGGCTCTGGTGGGGCCCAACGGTGCCGGCAAGTCCACCCTGCTCAAGCTGCTCATGGGAGAGGtaagcaaaatacatttattctgTTGGcctttccccctttttttagttaataaaaatatttttttaatgattaaatgtAAAGTAgggtcacattgacccatgaACATCATTGCCTTGCTGGCCTTATccctccccccttttttttttagttattttttttaaagtggaatttgcatgtgttattagttttttttaaatatttaaatatagagCATTTGACACCAACACAAGAAGTTAATTGTCCAAAAGTGTCAACAGTTTTGCTCTTCAGGAGTGTGGgaggaataaaaaaacaacaacaacaaaacgctTGTTTTCATTGTAGCTGCTACCCACAGACGGCATGATCCGCAAACATTCTCACGTCAAGATCGGCAGATATCACCAGGTAGGAAaaagacacccccccccccccaaaaaaaaaaaaaaaacggaagtgTGTGTGGTCTTCTCGTCAAGCAACGAGTGCAAtcaatttttttgatttttgaattttttttgcggTTATCGTAGCACTTGACAGAGCAGCTGGAACTGGACCTGTCGCCCCTGGAGTACATGATGAAGTGTTTCCCCGAGATCAAGGAGAAAGAGGAGATGAGGAAGATCATCGGCCGCTACGGACTCACGGGGAAGCAGCAGGTCAGAATCGGGATCGTCGCAATCTTCCGAGGCGCGATACAAGTTTCCGCTCGCCCTCAGGTGAGCCCCATCCGCAACCTGTCGGACGGGCAGAAGTGCCGCGTGTGCTTCGCCTGGCTGGCCTGGCAGAACCCGCACATGCTGTTCCTGGACGAGCCCACCAACCACCTGGACATCGAGACCATCGACGCGCTGGCCGAGGCCATCAACGAGTTCGATGGCGGCATGATGCTCGTCAGCCACGACTTCAGGCTCATCCAGCAGGTAGGCCGACCCCAAGGCCGCAAACGGGTTTCCCTCCTGTAGATTGCGCTAATGCACGTTTGGAGGACTTTTTAACTAATTTCATACATTGACTAATAGAAAACCGGACACCACAAGTCCTTGTAATCACCTTAAATGagattttccacatttttataatgcccaaaaaattaaactacatttttggtgcaaaaaaaaatacaattctgaAGTGGCATTGATATAAttaaaattagaaaataaaaaaaaaaaaagctttttaccCTGCAATTTGCCTTTagcttttttttacttgtttcatTTCTTAATTatacatgtataaaaaaatgattttattagttaaaatgttattagaTCGTAGTAgtattgaatgtattttttatcctacaaatgtatacttttatgaatattttaatataaaatttaaTACAGATGcaattaaatattgtaataaaacgtatttttgtatttaagtatTTCTAATTTTAGTaacttaatacattttttaaaaaatcaatcaagTTTTAAAGAAGTTGCAATTGGTTTACAATCACTAAAGTGTCCtacttgtatatttaaaatggaACAAAATGAATTTTGTTGTCGCAAGTACGTTCTATCAGTCAAATTAGGATTTGACTGTAAAACCATCTTAATAAATCAACTGATTCTGCAAAATATGCATCTTTAAATGTTAATccctgcaaaaaaatgacacatttcatCATTAATTGGCCAAGTCTGCTTCAATACAGCCATTTGGTGTCACATTACTCGATTTTATAGGTTCCCcgatatttaaaataaataaatcctacaACTGTGCCTTGGATTTTCCTAACcacttgctgtttttgcaggtgGCCCAAGAAATCTGGGTGTGCGAGAAGCAGACCATCACCAAGTGGAACCGGGACATCCTGGCGTACAAGGAGCACTTGAAATCCAAGATCGAAAAGCAGCAAGCGCATGACATTTAACGTGAGTCACTCTCGTTATCTTGCGACGTTTATTTGGCCTGGGAAGGGAAGCTGGGTTTGCGTACATGTGCGCTATTTCCACGCTTTAACGCCACCCTCTTGTCCCGCCCCTTCTCCTCAGGCTGCACTCAGATTGGCTGAGTCACAGTGCATTGTGGGACGCATTCCGTTGTGCAGTCTTCATGAGTTTTTACTTTCTCCACCACCAAAAGTTCTGTTAGATCATTTCTGCAGGAGCTTTTACGTCATATTTAGAAGTTGATTTTCTTTCAGTGTAAAAGAAGTTCTAccttatttaacaatgtaatgcAATAAAGGTCCGTCTCAATAAAcagaacatggaaaaaaatgttgctatggctttttttttttattgaaggaaAAGGATCAAGAAAACTGCTGTCAAGGTAAGTGACAATTAGAAACAAAATGCTGGATTGTCATTTTAATGCAACCCAAAACATGGAATTAGGAAAACCCAACCAAGGTCCTTGTTGTGTTGTACAATGAACATAAAATGACAAAGCTACTTAGCACTTAACGTATGTTTAAATGTGGTGTGAGTGTTCTTTGCTTTCTAGAGGTAACACAGCATTAAAACCTTTTTGGAATACTGAGGGCCCTGTTTCAAATGGTCCGACTTGACAAGCTGTGTACTCACCGTTTtacattggattgttttatatctATGGCACTGAAGGTGTAATTATGGACCTTAGTTATTGACCACAACTACTGTGTCAAACTGACCCAGGAACGCATTTGCTGCTCCTGAGAAATGAACATAACAGTTAAATCTTAGTTTCAATACCATAAttctcgatttttttttaaaggatcaACTTGATACATAGCATTTTTAATACCAGTTATGGTCAAAATAGGAACTGAACTGTGtgataaaccgaggaccccttaAATTGATTTCAAGCTGGCTGCAAGGTTTGTGTTGTTAACATTTTTAAGCATGCTTGATTGACATCAGCGCCAACAGTGCAAAGGTGGAGACTGAGTAAGACGGGGAACGTTTTTCGCTGCTACGAGAGAGCCTCCCAGTCGTCGTCGGACACGTCGTCGAGGGGCACGGCCCGCGTGTTGCTGGCGCGGATGCTGCTGATGTGCGTGGAGGCCAGCAGGCCGGCGATGCCCGACAGGCTCACGCCGGTGCCGTCCAGGTTCACCTGAGTCAGACGCAT contains:
- the abcf2b gene encoding ATP-binding cassette, sub-family F, member 2b, giving the protein MPSDLAKKKAAKKKEAAKARQRTKKPEEMNGEGDRAESQPNGAVSNGVDSLTKELDEFELAKTEARAVTGVLASHPNSTDVHISSLSLTFHGQELLVDTSLELNSGRRYGLIGLNGTGKSMLLSAIGHREIPIPEHIDIYHLTREMATSDKTALQCVMEVDEQRIMLEKEAERLAHEDSECEKLMELYERLEELDADKAEVRASRILHGLGFSAAMQQKKLKDFSGGWRMRVALARALFIKPFMLLLDEPTNHLDLDACVWLEEELKSFKRILVLISHSQDFLNGVCTNIIHLHQRKLKYYTGNYDQYVKTREELEENQMKRFNWEQDQITHMKNYIARFGHGSAKLARQAQSKEKTLQKMVASGLTEKVVNDKTLSFYFPPCGKIPPPVIMVQNVSFKYGDNMPHIYKNLEFGIDLDTRVALVGPNGAGKSTLLKLLMGELLPTDGMIRKHSHVKIGRYHQHLTEQLELDLSPLEYMMKCFPEIKEKEEMRKIIGRYGLTGKQQVSPIRNLSDGQKCRVCFAWLAWQNPHMLFLDEPTNHLDIETIDALAEAINEFDGGMMLVSHDFRLIQQVAQEIWVCEKQTITKWNRDILAYKEHLKSKIEKQQAHDI